One region of Alosa sapidissima isolate fAloSap1 chromosome 1, fAloSap1.pri, whole genome shotgun sequence genomic DNA includes:
- the thoc1 gene encoding THO complex subunit 1: protein MSPSILNFVEAKDTFTAAITSALDIKNSKPLVHAFSHLPGNEAEKKSTLDQALRGFLELEIVKQADSDDFLALIYLSIDGVTEGVCSATTPFLLLGDVLDCLPLDQCDKIFSFVEKNVSTWKSNSFYSAGKNYLLRMCNDLLRRLSKSQNTVFCGRIQLFLARLFPLSEKSGLNLQSQFNLDNITVFNKNEQESTFGQRHLEEKEDGMDVEEGEMGDEDEPATCSIPIDYNLYRKFWTLQDYFRNPVQCYDKFSWMTFLKFSDETLAVFKSYKLDDTQASKRKLNELRTPGGEHVYFAKFLTSEKLMDLQLSDSNFRRHILLQYLILFQYLKGQVKFKSSSCVLNDDQCTWMEETTKLVYQLLRETPPDGEGFAAMVEHILNKEENWNSWKNEGCPSFVKERPAETKPTRPTRKRPAPKDFLGKGPDRKVFMGNDELTRLWNLSHDNMDACKSDNREFMPSLEDFFEEAIEQADPANMVEDEYKVVRNSNYGWRALRLLSRRSPHFFQPTNQQFKNLADYLENMVIKLAKELPKDLPSEEIKTGEEDDEDENGDTLLKQSSDSPDMQNKMVTNEQMDEVAAKLGGQWKTLAEHLEVKAVDLREIEADSEDAEMQAKMLLVAWQDRVGSQATVDNLVTALNTAGFAKIAEILTET, encoded by the exons ATGTCTCCGTCTATTCTGAACTTCGTCGAAGCTAAGGACACCTTTACG GCTGCAATTACAAGTGCATTGGACATTAAAAACAGCAAACCGTTGGTACATGCGTTCAGTCATCTACCTGGAAA TGAAGCAGAGAAGAAAAGCACACTCGACCAAGCCTTGCGAGGATTCCTTGAGTTGGAGATT GTGAAGCAGGCTGACTCAGATGACTTCCTCGCTCTCATTTACCTCAGTATTGATGGGGTCACTGAAG GCGTCTGTTCTGCAACAACACCTTTCCTGCTGTTGGGCGATGTGCTTGACTGTCTCCCTCTCGACCAGTGTGAcaaaatattttcttttgtgGAGAAAAATGTGTCCACGTGGAAGTCG AATTCCTTTTACTCTGCCGGGAAAAATTACTTGTTGAGAATGTGCAATG ATCTTCTACGACGGCTCTCCAAGTCTCagaacacagttttctgtggtCGAATCCAGCTCTTTCTAGCAAGACTGTTTCCTCTTTCAGAGAAATCAG GTCTGAACCTACAGAGTCAATTTAATCTTGACAACATCACTGTATTTAATAAAAATGAACAGGAGAGCACATTCGGCCAACGA CACTTGGAGGAAAAGGAGGATGGGATGGACGTGGAGGAGGGCGAGATGGGGGATGAGGATGAGCCAGCCACATG TTCCATTCCCATTGATTACAACCTCTACAGAAAATTCTGGACTCTCCAGGACTACTTCAGAAACCCTGTCCAGTGTTATGACAAATTCTCATGGATGACATTTCTCAAg TTTTCTGATGAGACCCTTGCAGTGTTCAAAAGTTATAAACTGGACGACACTCAAGCATCAAAGCGCAAGCTGAATGAGCTGAGAACTCCGGGGGGCGAGCATGTCTACTTCGCCAAGTTCCTCACAAGCGAGAAG CTGATGGATCTTCAGCTCAGTGACAGCAACTTCAGACGTCATATCCTCCTGCAGTACCTCATCCTGTTTCAGTACCTCAAGGGCCAGGTCAAATTCAAAAG CTCCAGTTGTGTTCTGAATGATGATCAGTGTACATGGATGGAGGAGACCACTAAACTAGTTTATCAG TTGCTGAGAGAAACACCCCCTGATGGAGAGGGCTTTGCTGCTATGGTTGAG CACATCCTGAACAAGGAAGAGAACTGGAATTCGTGGAAAAATGAGGGATGCCCCAGCTTTGTGAAAGAAAG ACCTGCAGAGACCAAACCCACACGACCCACTAGAAAGAGACCTGCTCCAAAGGACTTTCTGGGCAAGGGCCCAGACAGAAAGGTCttcatgggaaa TGATGAACTTACAAGACTATGGAATCTCAGTCATGACAACATGGATGCATGCAAGTCTGATAACAG AGAGTTCATGCCATCCCTGGAAGACTTTTTCGAAGAGGCCATTGAACAAGCAGACCCAGCCAACATGGTGGAAGATGAATACAA AGTTGTGCGAAACTCGAATTACGGATGGCGTGCCCTGCGGCTGTTATCAAGAAGGAGTCCacattttttccaacccacaAACCAGCAGTTCAAGAACCTGGCAGACTATTTAGAGAACATGGTCATCAAGTTAGCCAAAGAGCTACCG AAGGACCTCCCGTCTGAGGAAATCAAGACTGGAGAGGAAGACGACGAGGACGAGAATGGCGACACCCTTCTGAAGCAAAGCAGCGATA GCCCAGACATGCAGAACAAAATGGTGACCAATGAGCAGATGGATGAGGTGGCAGCCAAGCTGGGAGGCCAGTGGAAGACGCTCGCTGAGCACCTAGAGGTGAAGGCGGTGGACCTGCGTGAGATCGAGGCAGACAGTGAGGATGCCGAGATGCAGGCCAAGATGCTGCTGGTGGCGTGGCAGGACCGCGTGGGCAGTCAGGCCACAGTGGACAACCTAGTTACTGCACTCAACACCGCCGGCTTCGCCAAAATCGCTGAGATCCTCACTGAAACATAA
- the aqp1a.2 gene encoding aquaporin-1a.2 — protein MVSEVKSWSFWRAVFAEFVGMLLFIFIGIASAIGNKNNSDPDQEVKVALAFGLAIATLAQSLGHVSGAHLNPAITLGLLVSCQISLLRALLYITAQLVGAVLASAIMYGLRPDYSSSLGVNALAPGISPAQGFGLELLGTFQLVLCVLATTDKRRTDVNGSAPLAIGLSVGLGHFALISYTGCGINPARSFGPAVVVESFENHWVYWIGPICGGVTAALVYDFLIYPKREDLSTRMTVLTNGEDAESTQQFAVLEGTEIAGQWPSRQ, from the exons ATGGTGAGCGAGGTGAAAAGCTGGTCGTTTTGGAGGGCTGTCTTTGCAGAGTTCGTCGGAATGCTCCTCTTTATATTCATTGGCATTGCATCTGCCATTGGAAACAAGAACAATAGCGATCCTGACCAGGAGGTCAAGGTGGCGCTGGCGTTTGGTTTGGCCATTGCCACACTCGCCCAAAGCCTAGGGCACGTTAGCGGGGCACACCTCAATCCGGCCATCACCCTGGGCCTGCTGGTCAGCTGCCAGATCAGTTTGCTGCGGGCACTGCTGTACATTACTGCTCAGTTGGTGGGGGCTGTCTTAGCCAGTGCCATCATGTACGGACTTCGACCTGATTACAGTAGTTCTTTAGGAGTCAACGCG TTAGCACCTGGGATAAGTCCAGCCCAAGGGTTCGGACTTGAGCTTCTAGGCACCTTCCAgctggtcctgtgtgtgttggccaccACCGATAAAAGGCGCACTGATGTGAATGGCTCAGCTCCCCTTGCAATAGGTCTCTCTGTGGGTCTGGGTCATTTTGCCCTT ATCAGCTACACTGGGTGTGGTATCAATCCTGCCCGTTCCTTTGGGCCTGCAGTCGTTGTGGAGTcatttgaaaaccactgg GTGTACTGGATAGGCCCTATATGCGGAGGGGTTACAGCAGCTCTGGTCTATGACTTCCTGATATACCCTAAACGAGAGGACTTATCCACACGGATGACTGTACTGACCAACGGAGAGGACGCTGAGTCCACTCAGCAGTTCGCCGTATTAGAGGGAACAGAGATTGCTGGTCAGTGGCCTAGCAGGCAATGA
- the LOC121677521 gene encoding aquaporin FA-CHIP-like, with the protein MASEVKTSAFWRAVLGELVGMILFVFIGITAAIGNQNNNGPDQEVKVALAFGLAIATLAQSLGHVSGAHLNPAVTLGLLVSCQISVLRAVFYIAAQMLGAVLASAVILGLRPASINALGLNQLNGVTAAQGFGIEFLLTLQLVLCVIATTDKGRCDVSGSAPLAIGLSVGLGHLGGLSYTGCGINPARSFGPAVMLKNFDYHWVYWAGPMSGGIVAALLYNLLVCPNIGNLPKNLKVLCHGDCASEREPLLDGAEGDQWTKQ; encoded by the exons ATGGCGAGCGAGGTAAAAACTTCGGCATTCTGGCGCGCTGTCCTGGGAGAGTTGGTTGGAATGATCCTTTTCGTATTCATTGGCATCACGGCTGCTATCGGAAACCAGAACAACAACGGCCCCGACCAGGAGGTCAAGGTGGCACTAGCGTTTGGGTTGGCCATTGCCACGCTCGCGCAAAGTCTGGGGCACGTCAGCGGGGCACACCTCAATCCAGCCGTGACCCTGGGCCTGCTGGTCAGCTGCCAGATCAGTGTTCTCCGTGCTGTGTTCTATATCGCCGCTCAGATGCTAGGGGCTGTCTTAGCCAGTGCTGTTATTTTAGGACTAAGGCCAGCCAGCATTAATGCTTTAGGCTTGaaccag CTGAATGGAGTCACCGCTGCTCAAGGCTTTGGCATAGAGTTCCTGCTCACTCTCCAGCTTGTGCTATGCGTCATTGCCACCACAGATAAAGGGCGATGTGATGTTAGCGGTTCAGCACCGCTGGCCATTGGTCTCTCTGTGGGCCTCGGACACCTGGGAGGC TTAAGTTATACAGGGTGTGGCATTAACCCTGCTCGTTCTTTCGGGCCAGCAGTCATGTTAAAGAACTTCGACTACCactgg GTATACTGGGCTGGTCCCATGAGTGGGGGTATTGTGGCTGCCCTCCTCTACAACCTGCTTGTGTGTCCTAACATTGGCAACCTTCCCAAGAATCTCAAGGTCTTGTGCCACGGTGATTGTGCAAGTGAGCGAGAACCTCTGCTGGATGGTGCTGAGGGAGACCAGTGGACCAAGCAGTGA